In Brassica napus cultivar Da-Ae chromosome A3, Da-Ae, whole genome shotgun sequence, the sequence TAAAGAAGACGACGAGACCAAACGGCGCGTGCTTCGCAAGCTCCACTTGTCTTTTACCGGTTCGGAGGAAGACCATCGTCTGGTGAAGTCAGGAGCTCTTAGTGATGTAGACATGTTTTATTTAGCTTCTTTGTATTTTTACTTTAGGTGTGATTCGACTAAGTACGGTCCCGCTGGAACTTATGTCTCTGGGAAGCCGCTTTGGGCTGCTGACTTGCCTAGCTGTTTGAGTTATTACCGGGTTAGATCCTTCTTAGCTAGATCTGCTGGTTTCAAGACTGTTTTGTCTGTGCCTGTGAACTGTGGAGTTGTTGAGCTCGGTTCGTTGAAGTTGATTCCAGAAGACAAGAGCGTGGTTGAGATGGTGAAGTCGGTGTTCGGCGGATCTGACTTTGTTCAAGCTCCTAAGATCTTTGGTAGACAGCTGTCGAAACCGCGGTCGATGAGTATCAACTTCTCGCCCAAGATAGAGGATGAGTCTGGCTTCTCCCTGGACGCATACGAGGTCGGGGGTTCGAATCAAGTCGAGGCGGCGTTGTACTTAACCGACGAGCAGAAGCCGAGGAAGAGAGGGAGGAAGCCTGCCAACGGGAGAGAAGAGGCTTTGAACCATGTTGAAGCCGAGAGGCAGAGGAGGGAGAAGCTGAACCAGAGATTCTACGCTTTGCGCGCCGTGGTGCCTAACATCTCTAAGATGGATAAGGCTTCTCTCCTTGCGGACGCGATCACGTACATTACCGATATGCAGAAGAAGATAAGGGTGTACGAGACGGAGAAGCAGGTGATGAAGAGGAGGGAGAGTAGTCAGATCACTCCGGGGGATGTTGATTATCAGCAGAGGCACGATGACGCGGTGGTGAGGGTGAGCTGCCTGTTGGAGACTCATCCGGTTTCGAAAGTGGTGCAGATGTTTAGGGAGAATGAAGTTACGCCTCATGATACGAATGTGGCTGTGACGGAAGAGGGTGTGGTTCATACGTTCACTGTCCGGCCTCAGGGTGGATGCACTGCTGAGGAGTTGAAGGATAAGCTCCTCAACTCTCTCTCACAGTAGTATCAATGTGATATTACTAGCCAACTAAAACAAACTCTGGTTTAGTAGGAGTGTTTAATTGTTACTTTCTATATCATCTTGAGATTTGTTTTTGATAAAGAGAACACTAAAGGTCcagttttacatatattatcaCAAAGAACATCATCAGTTTAACATATACGGAAACAGAAACAGAGGACCTGCACTTAACGATAACATTTCAATACTACTAAAGACCAAAGAGCTGTTTTCACTTCGTCACAGCACCGTTTGGCTGTCTTTGGGAGGCACCACCGTACAACCGGAAGAGACTAAAAGCAGATAAGCAGGAGACGAAAACCATAGCAACAGAGGCAAGCAAGGCGCTGGCGGTTCCTCCAGCCGCTCGGTTGCAGAACTTGCCAAACATATTGCACACCTTCATCCACTGCAGCTCATCCTCGCCTCttattccaatcaaaccagactCTGCTGATGCTGCTATTGCAGCCACACTCATGTAAGCCACCGCCTGCTCATTTATTAACAACACCCATTACATTGCAAGTTTAGACTCTTGAAATGCCAAGAAGCAACATTCTCTCTACCTAAAAGTACACCCCAACCCAATCTGATACCCAACCAGACACATTAAATGCTTGTAAGACTTTTCACCATAGCCAAACCTTACTTTTCTATAATCTGACCCAAAGCCGACCATGAGAGATCAAAATGACAAAGCCAAAGTCACAAACTTTCACAGCTACTTTTGGTAAACGAGAAGATGTATAGAGAAAGAACACACAAGACTAGACTAACTCACCTGATCGCTTAAGAAAATGGCCCAAGCAAGGGGCTTGTTGAACAAAACGCTTCCTTTCATCGAACCCACCACGCAACGAACTGACTGCAACAGAGAATAAGCCGCAGCTATCCTATTGGCGACCACCAAGAACCTGCATCCAccaagaagaaataaaaaagttttaaactttACAAAGTGAACTGGTGTTGAGTTGCTAAAATGGAAAGGATGGTTTTTGATGAGCTAACACAAGTGCCTTCATGTCGGTGTACTTGGCCCTCTTCTCAATTGTAAAGATTTGCTTGACCTGAGTGTTTGTAACAATCAGAATAAGCGCGAGGAGAGCGAGAGCAGTAGCGGAGCATCTTAAGAGCAGCTCAGTTAGCTTCAGTCTCCGATCAATCAGCTTCATCTTGCCTCCGTGGGAGACGGCGACGTTTCCAGGACTGCTTCCAACCCCGGAGTAACTCATTTTGACAGAACAGTGTCCGTGGAgacgagagagaaagaaaaagacaagTTGGGTTGAACAGTCTTTAAAAATAGTTGCTCAGCGTCCCACTTATAGAAAAAAAGACGCTTCATGCTTTCATTTCAAAACTTGACATCTAAATTAAGATTGTGTAGTGCTAATAGTTTAGTTATTGTCTGGACCCTTTTTGATTTAGGACACAGAAACATAGTCAGAGAAGCTGCCAAGTGGTGGAAAATCTCGTGTAAGTAAGCGTATTTAAAGATGCATTTAATACGAAAGTGAAGTATCACAATGAAGTTTTAGGATCTTTAATCAAAGGATTATGCTATGATAGTACTACTCCATGTTTgccttttaatgtttctaagAAAGTGGAAAAGAAAGTAAAGAAGGTTAACTTCTAAGATTGGACTTTGTATGGCCACACACACACTTACTGTACTACAACAACACTACTATTAAATGAACACCattgtctcttcttcttctttatttattACACTTCACATCTCCCAATTAGCCCTCTTAAACCAAACCCATATTCGGTCCTTCAATATGCTTCAATGCCATTTGTTATTGGTAAAATCCAGCATAAACCGGAGAATAGTGATCCATATAATGTACAAAAATGCTCAAGTTAGATCGAGGAAAAGAACAATTATGGCACAAAGTGTCTCCTAAAAAGGctaaaactttaaaactgaagaacatcaatttttttttcactttcttggaggaatgtgatttagaagtccacgAACTTGCACACATATTTGCTCACTCTGGTTGAGAGTATCAGCCACGGTATGATCCCAACCTGCATTTTCACAcaaccaaccaaccaaccaaccaaccaacACTTTCATTCTCACAACAACAGCGGAAAGCAAAATGAACTGAGaaacaagagaagaaagaaCCTACCATCACATGGCCTGTCAAGTGACCTCCTGTTCCCCAAGATAACAACCTCCCTGAGAAAGACGACACCACATTCAGTTTTTGAaacctatatatattttaccaaACCGgcaaatcaaacaaacaaactcaCCAAAGGGTTGAACAAGTTGCTTAGCAATCATGGCAATCGGAGTCCTCCAGAACCAAAGTACCAAGATTAGGTATACCACAACCTAAAGACAAAAAGTTCTTAGCAACATCGAAAAAAGCTTCAAAAACACAACTTAGATTTACCTTTGAAGCATTCAGAACGTTTCCATAGAGATCGTAAGACAGGTTTATATCTTTGTTATGCTGCTCC encodes:
- the LOC106440290 gene encoding transcription factor bHLH3-like; translated protein: MNVTGESMVGQKFWENQEDRAMVESAIGTEACDLFISSNTSLPKLLPPPPPTDPNLQQGLRHVVEGSDWDYAVFWLASNVNSSDGCVLIWGDGHYRASQKGNSSDKEDDETKRRVLRKLHLSFTGSEEDHRLVKSGALSDVDMFYLASLYFYFRCDSTKYGPAGTYVSGKPLWAADLPSCLSYYRVRSFLARSAGFKTVLSVPVNCGVVELGSLKLIPEDKSVVEMVKSVFGGSDFVQAPKIFGRQLSKPRSMSINFSPKIEDESGFSLDAYEVGGSNQVEAALYLTDEQKPRKRGRKPANGREEALNHVEAERQRREKLNQRFYALRAVVPNISKMDKASLLADAITYITDMQKKIRVYETEKQVMKRRESSQITPGDVDYQQRHDDAVVRVSCLLETHPVSKVVQMFRENEVTPHDTNVAVTEEGVVHTFTVRPQGGCTAEELKDKLLNSLSQ
- the LOC106440291 gene encoding CASP-like protein 2B1, whose protein sequence is MSYSGVGSSPGNVAVSHGGKMKLIDRRLKLTELLLRCSATALALLALILIVTNTQVKQIFTIEKRAKYTDMKALVFLVVANRIAAAYSLLQSVRCVVGSMKGSVLFNKPLAWAIFLSDQAVAYMSVAAIAASAESGLIGIRGEDELQWMKVCNMFGKFCNRAAGGTASALLASVAMVFVSCLSAFSLFRLYGGASQRQPNGAVTK